Proteins found in one Prochlorothrix hollandica PCC 9006 = CALU 1027 genomic segment:
- a CDS encoding CHAT domain-containing protein — protein sequence MFLNRIALLVGCGVLGASGGWGSLGQGSRPVLAQSITPATDGTGTIVTPNGNQWNISGGTSTQGNLFHSFGQFNVNSGDIANFLADPSIQNILGRVSGGDASVINGLIQVSGSGANLYLMNPAGMILGPGAQLNVGGSFIATTASALGWTGALWPGDGSGDYAALVGSPNQFLFTGGEGAIVNGGHLAVPPGQDLALVGNSVVNTGSVTALGGEVLLLSVPTAQTVTLRQPGMLLSLDLGPTVANLTQPLHALDLPGLLTHSPIGNATGLTLNPDGTVSLTGSGLALSPTAGLTLVAGSIDTNGTICGSIAALGTQVALLGADLDASGALGGGQILVGGDYKGGGSVPTAQQTLVDPQAVLRVSATEAGHGGRAIVWADDSTRFFGTIAAQGGPQGGNGGFVEVSGKNYLTFQGQVNTAAPQGLQGQLLLDPSFLRIIDSAATTGDFDAFFTGHAFTINSSDADLGSNTIFWGSIVTATSAVTLEATGDITIANISSDLITVPQALTLRSTQGSIVAEDPNDTISVGSGDDLTLTAAQNVTVGNLLTFSSSPTAPGDIVVTATSGDLTVGEISISQKSSGSGTVTLTAPSGNITFQTIDTSYKGTGSSAGGDVTISTNQGVVRGLGTLSSASTINTSSTFGTPGTINITHGGGPSNFDFVVGDSSLNGTAGEIVTDPGDPIVSGTTFAMAASGSTKTPRPEISITNINSAPSLSPTTINIGVSNSPITFTLAGLSVSDADGDTTTLEITAILQGSLTTAAGVALGVGDFISTTETLIYTPPDGTTGSGLSAFRVQAVDEHNGSPSLSTSSTSLAVYDVAATTITTTNTTETDTNFDPTCDLESCEPEPDPIGSALTLENACNSYDSGLAALDNRFASRFEQYFGLTASSGASSLASACQMLASAAGRGETPGVIYVTFSPGIGGSMASVPVWEQWTMPPLEGWADALGADFSGLAPFNSLWSGSKQLDTTADPAKAAEPAPGSTSEATAEPATFTPQPTDQLELMLLTPDRAPVFYRSNITRSQVTAMGQQLRREVSDPSNLLNKRYLAPAQRLHTWLIKPLAETLEAEEVRNLVFVLDDGIRTLPLAALHDGEDFIVEHYSVGLIPSLRLTESIHVDLQPGSQQVLAMGASLFTDQDQTPLPAVPLELSLISQELWRGPQPLLNEEFTQNHLEQGLKSDFGILHLATHAAIQPGDPSNSYLQLIDRRLPLPELRQLLLNSPSVRDLMVLSACRTALESEEAELGFAGLAFGAGVNTALASLWNVSDLGTLALMGGFYGSLGQPNPETDNPRIKADALRSAQLAMIHGQVNIDNDRLTIPGVSQGIPLPPDVSHGDNEDLSHPYFWSAFTLVGNPW from the coding sequence ATGTTTCTCAACCGTATCGCCTTGCTCGTGGGTTGTGGAGTCTTAGGGGCAAGTGGGGGCTGGGGTAGCTTAGGCCAGGGATCGAGACCCGTTTTGGCCCAATCCATTACTCCCGCAACGGATGGCACCGGGACGATCGTCACCCCCAACGGCAACCAATGGAACATTAGCGGCGGCACCAGCACCCAAGGCAATCTCTTCCATAGCTTTGGGCAATTTAACGTTAATAGCGGCGATATTGCTAACTTTTTAGCAGATCCTAGTATTCAAAATATCTTGGGGCGAGTCAGTGGCGGCGATGCCTCGGTGATCAACGGCTTGATCCAAGTCAGCGGCAGCGGGGCCAACCTCTATCTGATGAACCCGGCAGGGATGATCCTGGGACCGGGGGCGCAGCTTAATGTGGGGGGCAGCTTCATCGCCACCACCGCCAGCGCCCTGGGCTGGACGGGGGCACTGTGGCCGGGGGATGGTTCCGGGGATTATGCAGCCCTGGTGGGGAGTCCCAATCAATTTCTGTTTACGGGGGGGGAAGGGGCGATCGTCAATGGCGGTCATCTGGCCGTGCCCCCTGGTCAGGATTTGGCCCTGGTGGGGAACAGCGTGGTTAATACCGGCAGTGTGACGGCCCTAGGGGGCGAGGTGTTGCTGCTGTCGGTGCCCACCGCCCAAACCGTCACCCTGCGCCAGCCGGGGATGCTCCTCAGCCTGGACCTGGGTCCAACGGTGGCCAACCTGACCCAGCCCCTCCATGCCCTCGATCTCCCTGGCCTGTTGACCCATAGCCCTATCGGTAATGCCACCGGCTTAACCCTAAACCCCGATGGCACGGTGAGCTTAACCGGTTCAGGCTTGGCCCTGTCCCCCACGGCGGGCCTGACCCTGGTCGCCGGGTCGATCGACACCAACGGGACGATCTGCGGATCGATCGCCGCCCTCGGCACCCAGGTTGCCCTCTTGGGGGCGGATTTGGACGCTTCGGGAGCCTTGGGGGGTGGGCAAATCCTGGTGGGGGGGGACTATAAGGGGGGCGGCAGCGTCCCCACGGCCCAGCAAACCTTGGTGGATCCCCAGGCGGTCTTGCGGGTCAGTGCCACAGAAGCCGGTCATGGGGGACGGGCGATCGTTTGGGCCGACGACAGTACCCGCTTTTTTGGCACGATCGCCGCCCAAGGGGGACCCCAAGGGGGCAATGGCGGCTTTGTGGAAGTGTCCGGCAAGAACTACCTCACCTTCCAAGGTCAAGTCAACACCGCCGCCCCCCAAGGACTCCAGGGGCAATTACTGCTGGATCCCAGCTTTTTGCGCATTATTGATAGTGCGGCGACGACGGGGGATTTTGATGCCTTCTTTACGGGTCATGCCTTTACGATTAACAGCAGTGATGCGGATCTGGGATCCAATACCATTTTCTGGGGATCGATCGTTACCGCCACCAGCGCCGTCACCTTGGAAGCCACGGGGGATATTACGATCGCCAACATTTCCTCAGACCTCATTACCGTCCCCCAAGCCCTCACCCTGCGATCGACCCAAGGCTCGATCGTCGCGGAAGATCCCAACGACACCATCAGCGTTGGCTCAGGGGATGACCTAACCCTGACTGCGGCCCAAAACGTGACGGTGGGCAACCTTCTTACGTTCAGCAGCAGTCCCACTGCCCCCGGCGATATTGTGGTCACAGCTACCAGTGGTGACCTGACCGTGGGGGAGATCAGCATTTCCCAGAAAAGTTCTGGATCGGGAACCGTGACCCTCACCGCTCCCTCCGGTAACATTACCTTCCAAACCATTGACACCTCCTACAAGGGTACCGGCTCTAGTGCTGGAGGAGATGTGACCATCAGTACGAATCAAGGGGTAGTACGGGGGCTTGGCACCTTAAGCAGCGCGTCAACCATCAATACCAGTAGTACGTTTGGAACCCCCGGAACCATTAATATTACCCACGGCGGTGGACCCAGTAACTTTGACTTTGTGGTGGGGGACTCCAGCCTCAACGGCACCGCTGGGGAGATCGTTACCGATCCCGGTGATCCCATCGTCAGCGGCACCACCTTTGCCATGGCAGCCAGCGGTAGCACGAAAACCCCTCGCCCTGAGATCAGCATCACCAACATCAACAGCGCCCCCAGCCTTAGCCCCACCACCATTAATATCGGCGTTTCCAACAGCCCCATTACCTTCACCTTGGCCGGTCTCAGCGTCAGCGATGCCGATGGGGACACTACCACCCTAGAAATCACCGCCATCTTGCAGGGTAGCTTAACCACTGCCGCAGGCGTTGCCCTGGGAGTAGGTGACTTCATCAGCACTACGGAAACCTTGATTTACACCCCCCCCGATGGCACCACGGGGTCAGGACTCAGTGCCTTCCGCGTTCAAGCCGTGGACGAACACAATGGCAGCCCCAGCCTCTCCACCTCCAGTACCTCCCTAGCGGTCTATGATGTCGCGGCAACGACTATAACTACGACCAACACTACAGAAACCGACACCAATTTTGACCCCACCTGCGATCTAGAGTCCTGCGAGCCAGAACCCGATCCCATCGGATCTGCCCTGACCCTAGAGAATGCCTGTAATAGCTATGATTCTGGCCTTGCGGCCCTGGATAACCGCTTTGCCAGCCGCTTTGAACAATACTTTGGTCTCACAGCCAGTAGCGGAGCCAGTAGCTTGGCTTCCGCCTGTCAAATGCTGGCCTCTGCCGCAGGACGGGGGGAAACACCGGGCGTTATCTATGTCACCTTCTCCCCTGGCATCGGGGGATCTATGGCCTCAGTGCCGGTCTGGGAACAGTGGACGATGCCACCCCTGGAGGGGTGGGCAGATGCTTTGGGTGCGGATTTTTCAGGCTTGGCTCCTTTCAACTCCCTCTGGTCCGGCAGCAAGCAGCTAGACACCACCGCTGATCCAGCTAAAGCAGCGGAGCCAGCCCCAGGGTCAACTTCTGAAGCCACCGCAGAACCGGCCACCTTTACACCCCAACCTACGGATCAGCTAGAGCTAATGTTGCTGACCCCCGATCGTGCCCCCGTGTTTTATCGATCGAACATTACCCGCAGCCAAGTAACCGCCATGGGGCAACAACTCCGGCGAGAAGTCAGCGATCCCAGCAATCTCCTCAACAAACGCTATTTAGCCCCGGCCCAACGCCTCCACACCTGGCTGATCAAACCTTTAGCGGAAACCCTGGAGGCGGAGGAAGTGCGAAACCTGGTCTTTGTTTTGGATGATGGGATCCGAACCCTACCCCTGGCGGCTCTCCACGATGGGGAGGATTTTATTGTCGAACACTACAGTGTTGGTCTCATTCCCAGTTTGCGCCTCACGGAGTCGATCCATGTCGATCTCCAACCCGGTAGCCAGCAGGTGTTGGCCATGGGGGCATCCCTGTTTACCGACCAAGACCAAACACCGTTGCCAGCGGTGCCCCTAGAGCTATCCCTCATTAGCCAGGAACTGTGGCGCGGACCCCAACCCCTCTTAAACGAAGAGTTCACCCAGAATCACTTGGAGCAGGGACTTAAGAGCGATTTTGGCATTCTCCATTTAGCCACCCACGCCGCCATCCAACCGGGGGATCCTAGCAATTCCTATCTGCAACTGATCGATCGCCGCTTGCCCCTGCCAGAACTACGGCAATTACTCCTCAACAGTCCATCGGTGCGGGATCTGATGGTCCTCAGTGCCTGTCGCACGGCATTGGAAAGTGAAGAAGCAGAACTGGGGTTTGCCGGATTGGCCTTTGGGGCGGGGGTCAACACAGCCTTAGCTAGCCTCTGGAATGTCAGCGACCTGGGTACCTTGGCTCTGATGGGGGGGTTCTATGGTAGTTTGGGGCAACCCAACCCAGAGACGGATAACCCTCGCATTAAGGCGGATGCCCTGCGATCGGCTCAGCTAGCCATGATCCACGGGCAAGTCAACATCGACAACGATCGTTTGACGATTCCCGGTGTATCCCAAGGGATTCCCCTCCCCCCCGATGTCAGCCATGGGGACAACGAAGACCTGTCCCATCCCTATTTTTGGTCTGCCTTTACCCTGGTGGGTAATCCCTGGTAA
- a CDS encoding oligosaccharide flippase family protein: protein MQSLEKAALKGSIWTVGGYGTSQVLRFLNNVILARLLTPELFGLMTLVNTFIMGVQLFSDIGIGQSIVQNKRGDDPAFLNTAWTLQGIRGIGLWFVCLALTIPVANFYGEESLKYIFPVSGLNIILVGFTSTSLAMLQRQLKQGRKIIFTLIVQVTGLITMIIWALLSPTIWALVAGSLMSSLVNGIGSHFLLSDVKNKFHIDREAMKELFSYGKWIFVATLLFFFAQQTDRLVLGKLVPLELLGIYGIARALSDIFRNVVLKLNNEIVFPFVSRLSDIPRSELYEKVKPTRQKFLLIAGLGLAFPVCFGDVAVSVLYDDRYVDATWMLPILCLGIWFSVLFQTCESSLKGLGKPIYAAQANFVKLGTLFFGLPWSFQQYGILGCILTIAASEFFSYLAVQYGLIREQFVFLKQDVIMTLYTVGIIAIFGVLRWSLGFGFSVQNLWLPG, encoded by the coding sequence ATGCAATCCCTTGAAAAAGCAGCCTTAAAAGGATCGATCTGGACCGTCGGAGGTTACGGAACGAGTCAAGTTCTCCGCTTTCTCAATAATGTTATTCTGGCCCGTCTCCTCACCCCTGAGTTGTTTGGTCTGATGACTCTGGTCAATACGTTTATTATGGGAGTCCAACTCTTTTCAGATATAGGCATTGGCCAAAGTATTGTCCAAAATAAACGGGGAGATGATCCCGCATTTTTGAATACAGCCTGGACCTTACAAGGGATCCGAGGCATTGGGCTATGGTTTGTTTGCTTGGCACTGACCATACCCGTAGCCAATTTTTATGGCGAGGAGAGTTTAAAATATATTTTCCCAGTTTCGGGCTTAAACATTATTTTAGTAGGGTTTACCTCAACGTCTTTGGCTATGCTCCAACGACAGTTAAAACAAGGCCGGAAAATTATTTTCACACTGATAGTCCAGGTCACCGGTCTGATAACCATGATTATCTGGGCCTTACTGAGTCCCACTATTTGGGCCTTAGTCGCGGGTTCCCTGATGAGTTCCCTAGTCAATGGCATTGGTAGTCATTTTCTATTGTCAGATGTTAAAAACAAATTTCATATCGATCGGGAGGCGATGAAAGAGTTATTTAGCTATGGTAAATGGATTTTTGTGGCCACCCTGCTCTTCTTCTTTGCCCAACAGACCGATCGCCTAGTACTGGGGAAATTAGTTCCCCTGGAACTACTGGGTATCTATGGTATTGCCAGAGCGCTCTCCGATATTTTCCGGAATGTGGTTCTTAAACTCAATAATGAAATTGTTTTTCCCTTTGTTTCTCGCCTGTCTGATATCCCCCGTAGCGAACTTTACGAAAAGGTTAAACCAACGCGGCAGAAATTCTTGTTGATTGCAGGTCTCGGCTTAGCGTTTCCAGTGTGCTTTGGAGATGTGGCGGTTAGTGTTTTATATGACGATCGTTATGTGGATGCCACCTGGATGTTACCCATTCTCTGCTTAGGGATTTGGTTCTCGGTGTTATTTCAAACCTGTGAGTCGAGTCTTAAGGGGTTGGGTAAACCCATTTATGCAGCTCAGGCTAATTTTGTGAAACTGGGGACGCTCTTTTTTGGTTTGCCCTGGAGTTTTCAGCAATACGGCATTCTAGGCTGTATTTTAACGATCGCCGCTAGCGAATTTTTCAGTTACCTCGCCGTGCAATATGGTCTGATCCGGGAACAGTTTGTCTTCCTAAAACAAGATGTGATCATGACCCTTTACACCGTGGGTATTATTGCCATCTTCGGGGTACTGCGGTGGTCTTTGGGGTTTGGTTTTTCCGTACAAAACCTGTGGCTCCCCGGTTAA
- a CDS encoding HlyD family efflux transporter periplasmic adaptor subunit — MQPVQAPVGGVVQTIEVAEGDRVEAGTVLIRFDQTTAQAQQTSLEQIRQSLDAENQYYRSQMASGTTSALNPTPTNISPEAAALTANRAALMAENNLYRAMLGDSAVYLSLAEQQRLSSFQAERESRVAAAQSRVEQVLRQSSQVQVQLTSTANQLQVNQEILDRILPLAEDGGIAKIQVLRQQQEVDTAAAEYDRLLEEQKRLQFAVSEAQETLANTQAVSTDDILTRIAANDQRLADIDSQLSKVILENEKQIQDLDSQLSQTRQTLTYQELRAPVAGTVFDLQPTGPGFVANTSEPILKIVPDDTLIAQVFITNQDIGFVNTETAQPEVDVRIDSFPYSEFGDVKGKLVKVGSDVLPPDEIYPFYRFPAEVSLDRQFIPIEGQEIMLQSGMSVSVNIKTRKRPVITFITDLFVRKLDSLRSRS; from the coding sequence GTGCAGCCAGTGCAAGCTCCCGTGGGGGGGGTGGTGCAAACCATTGAGGTGGCGGAGGGCGATCGCGTGGAAGCGGGAACCGTGCTGATTCGCTTTGACCAAACCACGGCCCAAGCCCAGCAAACGTCACTGGAGCAAATTCGCCAATCCTTGGATGCCGAAAACCAGTACTACCGGAGCCAGATGGCCAGTGGCACCACTAGCGCCCTGAACCCCACCCCCACCAACATTTCCCCAGAGGCCGCCGCCCTCACTGCTAACCGAGCGGCCCTCATGGCGGAAAACAACCTCTATCGGGCCATGCTGGGGGATTCCGCAGTCTATCTGTCCCTGGCAGAACAGCAGCGCCTCAGTTCGTTCCAGGCAGAGCGGGAATCCCGGGTAGCAGCGGCGCAGTCCCGGGTGGAACAGGTACTGCGCCAGTCGAGTCAGGTGCAGGTGCAGCTCACCAGCACCGCCAATCAGCTTCAGGTAAACCAGGAAATTCTCGATCGCATCCTGCCCCTGGCGGAAGATGGGGGCATTGCCAAAATTCAGGTGTTGCGGCAACAACAGGAGGTGGACACCGCCGCCGCCGAGTACGATCGCCTGCTGGAGGAACAGAAACGGCTCCAGTTTGCCGTGTCAGAGGCCCAGGAAACCCTGGCCAATACCCAGGCCGTGTCCACCGACGATATTCTGACCCGTATTGCCGCCAATGATCAACGGCTGGCGGACATTGATAGCCAGTTAAGTAAAGTGATTCTGGAAAACGAGAAACAGATCCAGGATCTTGACAGTCAACTCAGCCAAACCCGCCAAACCTTGACCTACCAAGAACTGCGGGCACCGGTGGCGGGCACTGTCTTTGATTTGCAACCCACGGGTCCGGGGTTTGTGGCCAATACCAGTGAACCGATTCTGAAGATTGTCCCCGACGACACCCTCATTGCCCAGGTTTTCATCACGAACCAAGACATTGGTTTCGTCAATACTGAAACCGCTCAGCCCGAAGTGGATGTGCGCATTGATTCCTTCCCCTACAGTGAGTTTGGGGATGTGAAGGGTAAGCTGGTGAAGGTGGGATCCGATGTTTTGCCCCCCGATGAAATTTATCCCTTTTACCGATTTCCGGCAGAAGTTTCCCTCGATCGGCAGTTTATTCCCATTGAAGGTCAGGAGATCATGTTACAGTCGGGGATGTCGGTCAGTGTCAACATCAAAACCCGCAAGCGTCCGGTGATTACCTTTATCACGGATTTGTTTGTGCGTAAGTTGGATAGCCTGCGATCGCGCAGTTAA
- a CDS encoding peptidase domain-containing ABC transporter has protein sequence MTYTRPSLQDFLSNTLPFQHLPPNLRDSLVEQGRLVRYGVGDSILGDESLPYYVWVVLEGRIRLLGLDPLTQKNFTLQLLGPGEMLGWPGLLRRSACEIAIASEPSICLILPAQTFLNLYQDHPPFAAHFQETVAAAELCSLLRPQVQQHSRSGLNLKQLVTELLTQAQVRYLPPDAVPLPVLDPACTWFVSSIPSNGRPLPDAPLDLQHPDTLDHLRQGLTAPLRLVGIANFWMDPQLPDVIESPVPIAIDSLPILSPPEVQQLPSSSDPYVHNLQPRSNRTYPHVQGRGTLDGTLACFQMVAEYLEVRFRREPLRRVLQDQLNRTGSLTLVLCGQVAEMMGIKAQLVKVPGEVLPRVQTPALVSWDDGFAVLYEANKHELVLGVPELGIIRRKPQDFLKTWGSEGEVLLLQATRSTPQQKFGLQWFWPIIQRYKGVLALVFIASLFIQLFGLANPLIIQVIIDRVIVKNSTDTLQVLGFFLVVVALFEAVLTYLRGYLFSDTTNRIDMALGSAIIDHLLRLPLNYFDRRPVGELSSRVNELEGIRQFLTGTALTVVLDAVSSVIYVVVMMLYSPKLTAASLATIPLFVLLTAIFAPIIQRQLRTKAERNAQTQSHLVEVVSGIQTVKAQNVELRARWRWQELYGKYVSAGFKTVQTATFSSAASGFLNKLSGLIVLWYGAYLVLNDELTLGQLIAFRIIAGYVTGPVLRLAQVWQNFQETALSLERLSDIVDTPQESTEEERNNIPMPLIQGHVQYENVSFRFNNQGAPSLANVSLEILPGTFVGVVGQSGSGKSTLVKLLARLYAPETGRIFIDQYDITKVELYSLRRQVGIVPQDSLLFDGTVEENIALASPNATVEEIVEAARLAVAHDFIMGLPAGYNSRVGEKGSALSGGQRQRIAIARTVLQNPQMLIMDEATSALDYETERQVFENLMGWFSDRTVFFITHRLSTVRRAHQVLMMDNGSIVETGTHDELMAQRGRYYCLYQQQDAVI, from the coding sequence TGAAATTGCGATCGCCTCCGAACCCAGCATTTGTCTAATTTTGCCCGCCCAAACCTTCCTCAACCTATACCAGGATCACCCCCCCTTTGCCGCCCATTTCCAGGAAACCGTGGCTGCCGCCGAGCTGTGTAGCCTGCTGCGACCCCAGGTGCAACAGCATAGCCGCAGTGGTCTGAACCTGAAGCAACTGGTAACCGAACTGCTAACCCAGGCCCAGGTGCGCTATCTCCCCCCCGATGCGGTTCCTCTGCCCGTTTTGGACCCTGCCTGTACCTGGTTTGTCAGCAGCATTCCCAGCAATGGTCGCCCCTTGCCCGATGCCCCCCTGGATCTTCAGCACCCCGACACCCTAGACCACCTGCGCCAGGGTCTCACGGCACCCCTGCGCTTGGTGGGCATTGCCAACTTCTGGATGGATCCCCAGTTGCCGGACGTTATCGAGTCCCCAGTGCCGATAGCCATCGACAGCCTACCCATTTTGTCCCCCCCAGAGGTGCAGCAACTGCCCTCCTCCTCCGATCCCTATGTCCATAATCTCCAGCCCCGATCGAACCGCACCTATCCCCATGTCCAGGGGCGGGGCACCTTGGATGGCACCCTGGCCTGTTTCCAAATGGTGGCGGAGTATCTGGAAGTACGGTTTCGGCGGGAACCCCTGCGGCGGGTATTGCAGGATCAACTGAACCGCACCGGTAGCCTGACCCTGGTGCTCTGTGGACAAGTGGCGGAAATGATGGGCATTAAGGCCCAACTGGTGAAGGTGCCCGGGGAGGTTTTACCCCGGGTGCAAACCCCCGCATTGGTGTCCTGGGATGATGGGTTTGCGGTGCTCTATGAAGCCAATAAGCATGAGCTGGTGTTGGGGGTGCCGGAGTTGGGCATTATCCGCCGGAAACCCCAGGACTTTCTGAAAACCTGGGGCAGCGAGGGGGAGGTGTTATTGCTCCAGGCGACCCGATCGACCCCCCAACAAAAGTTTGGCTTGCAGTGGTTTTGGCCCATCATTCAACGCTATAAGGGTGTACTGGCCCTAGTCTTCATTGCCTCCCTATTTATTCAGTTATTTGGGTTAGCCAATCCCCTGATTATCCAGGTGATTATCGATCGGGTCATCGTCAAAAATAGCACCGATACCCTTCAGGTTTTAGGCTTTTTTCTGGTGGTGGTGGCCCTCTTTGAAGCAGTCCTCACCTATTTGCGGGGTTACCTGTTTTCAGACACCACCAACCGCATTGATATGGCCCTGGGTTCAGCCATTATTGATCACCTGTTGCGGTTACCCCTCAATTATTTCGATCGTCGTCCCGTGGGGGAACTGTCCAGCCGGGTTAATGAGTTGGAGGGTATCCGTCAGTTTTTAACGGGCACCGCCCTCACCGTGGTTTTAGATGCCGTGTCCTCGGTGATTTACGTGGTGGTGATGATGCTCTATAGCCCCAAACTCACCGCCGCTTCCCTAGCCACCATTCCCCTGTTTGTGTTGCTGACGGCTATTTTTGCCCCCATTATTCAGCGACAATTGCGGACTAAGGCAGAGCGCAACGCCCAAACCCAATCCCATCTAGTGGAAGTGGTGTCCGGGATTCAGACGGTTAAGGCCCAAAACGTGGAACTGCGGGCGCGGTGGCGCTGGCAAGAACTCTACGGTAAATACGTCAGTGCTGGCTTTAAGACAGTCCAAACCGCTACCTTCTCCAGTGCCGCCAGCGGTTTCCTCAATAAGCTGTCGGGGTTGATTGTGTTGTGGTACGGAGCCTATTTGGTGCTCAATGACGAGCTAACCCTCGGTCAACTCATTGCGTTTCGCATCATTGCGGGCTATGTCACCGGTCCGGTGTTGCGTTTGGCCCAGGTCTGGCAAAACTTCCAGGAAACAGCCCTATCCCTAGAGCGCCTGAGCGACATTGTGGACACCCCCCAGGAATCCACGGAAGAGGAGCGCAACAATATTCCCATGCCCCTGATCCAAGGCCATGTGCAGTATGAAAACGTCTCCTTTCGCTTCAATAATCAGGGGGCACCGTCCTTGGCCAACGTCAGCCTAGAGATTTTGCCCGGTACCTTTGTGGGGGTGGTGGGTCAAAGTGGATCGGGAAAAAGTACCCTGGTCAAGCTGTTGGCCCGTCTCTATGCACCGGAAACGGGGCGTATTTTCATCGATCAATATGACATCACGAAGGTGGAGCTATATTCCCTACGGCGACAGGTGGGCATTGTGCCCCAGGATAGTTTGCTGTTTGATGGCACCGTAGAAGAAAATATTGCCCTCGCCAGTCCCAATGCCACAGTGGAAGAAATTGTGGAGGCTGCTCGCCTTGCGGTGGCCCATGACTTTATTATGGGGTTGCCAGCAGGCTATAACAGCCGTGTCGGAGAGAAGGGATCGGCCCTATCGGGGGGACAGCGCCAACGCATCGCCATTGCCCGCACGGTGTTGCAAAATCCCCAAATGTTGATTATGGATGAGGCCACCAGTGCCTTGGACTATGAAACGGAGCGCCAAGTGTTTGAAAATCTCATGGGTTGGTTTAGCGATCGCACCGTCTTTTTCATTACCCATCGCCTCAGCACCGTGCGCCGTGCCCACCAAGTTTTGATGATGGATAACGGCAGTATTGTGGAGACCGGAACCCATGATGAACTGATGGCCCAGCGGGGTCGTTACTATTGCCTGTACCAGCAGCAGGACGCTGTGATTTAA